CGACTGGCGCTCGCGCGGCATGCGGTTGCGCTGCGGGCCACGCTCGGCCACGGCCTTGGCGACGGCGGCCCGCACCGCGGCGTCGAACTCGGCGGTGCCGGGGGCCGGCGTCGCCTGCTGCGCATCGGTGCGCAGCGCCTGCGCGGTCTTGGAGCCGTCGCGGTAGATGGCCAGCGCCTTGACGCCCAGGTGCCAGGCCTGGATGTAGGCGTCCATGATCTCTTCGGCGATGGTGTCGTTGGGCACGTTGACCGTCTTCGAGATGGCGCCCGAGATGAACGGCTGCACGGCCCCCATCATCTTGACGTGGCCCATGTACTGGATGCTGCGACTGCCGCGGAGCGGCCTGAAGGCGCAGTCGAAGACCGACAGGTGGTTGTCCTTGAGGTGCGGCGCCCCTTCGATTGTCTCGTTCTCGTCGACGTACTCCATGATCTCTTTTACTTGAAGGTCGGAGTACCCGAGGCGCTTGAGCGCCTTCGGCACGGTCTGGTTGACGATCTTCAGCATGCCGCCGCCGACCAGCTTCTTGTACTTGATGAGCGCGATGTCCGGCTCGATGCCGGTCGTGTCGCAGTCCATCATGAAGGCGATGGTGCCGGTCGGGGCGATGACCGTCGCCTGGGCGTTGCGGATGCCGTTCCTGGCCCCCAGCTCGTACGCTTCGTCCCAGCACTCGCGCGCCGCGTTGTAGAGATCGAGCGGCACGTGCGCCGGGTCGATCTTGGCGACGTGCGAGCCGTGCTTCTTGATGACCTTGAGGAACGGCTCGCGGTTCTTCTCGTAGCCATTGAACGGCCCCATGATCCCCGCGATGCGCGCCGACTCGACGTACGCCTGGCCGGTCAAAACCGCCGTGATGGCCGCGGCGTAGTCGCGCCCCGCGTCCGAGTCGTACGCCAGGCCGCGGGACATCAGGAGCGCCCCGACGTTGGCGTACCCCAGCCCGAGCGGCCGGAAGTTGTGCGAGTTGTCGGCGATCTTCTGCGTCGGGTACGAGGCGTTGTCGACCAGGATCTCTTGCGCCAGGATGGTCGTCTCGATCGCCTTCTTGTACGCGGTGACGTCGAGTTCTCCCTGGTCATTCGCCAGCTTCATCAGGTTGAGCGAGGCCAGGTTGCAGGCGGTGTCGTCGAGGTGCATGAATTCGGAGCAGGGATTGCTGGCATTGATGCGCCCACTGTTCGGTACGGGATGCCAATCGTTGATGGTCGTGTCGAACTGCATGCCGGGGTCGCCGCACTGCCAGGTGGCCTCGGCCATCATCTTCATCAGGTCGCGCGCCTTGAACGACTCGAACGGCTCGCCGTTCGTCACCCGGCGGGTCCACCAGTCGGCGTCGGTTTCGATCGCTTTCATAAAGTCGTCGGTGACGCGGACCGAGTTGTTCGAGTTCTGGAAGAAGACAGATCCGTACGCCGGGCCGTCGAGCGCCGAGGAGTATCCGGCGTCGATCAGGGCCCAGGCCTTCTTCTCTTCCTCCTGCTTGCACTTGATGAACTCGACGATGTCGGGGTGGTCGATGTTCAGGATGACCATCTTGGCGGCGCGGCGGGTCTTGCCTCCGCTCTTGATGACGCCGGCGAAGGCGTCGTAGCCCTTCATGAACGACACCGGCCCGGAGGCGGTGCCGCCGCCGGCCAGGAGCTCCTTTGAAGACCGGATGGGAGACAGGTTCGAGCCGGTGCCCGAGCCGTACTTGAAGAGCATCCCCTCGGTCTTCGCAAGAGTGAGAATCGAGTCCATGGTGTCTTCGACGGAGTTGATGAAACACGCCGAAGCCTGAGGGTGGGGCATCTCCACCCCAACATTGAACCAGACCGGCGAGTTGAACGACATCTTCTGATAGACCAGCAAGTGCTTGAGCTCGGCCTCGAACGTCTGGGCGTCCGCCTCGGTGCCGAAGTAGCCCTGGGCGCGCCCCCAGACGCCGATGGTGCGCACCACGCGGCCGATGAGCTGCTTGACGCTGCGCTCGCGCTCGGGGGTCCCCAGGGTGCCGCGGAAGTACTTCGAGGCGACGACGTTGGTGGCGGTCTGCGACCAGAACTTCGGGACCTCGACGTCCTTCTGCTCGAAGACGATTTCGCCCTTCTCGCTGCCGATGACCGCGGGGCGGATTTCCCACTCGACCTCGTCGAACGGGTCTACACCGGGGCGGGTGAAGTAGCGCTCGAGGGTCAGCCCCTCGGCTGCCTTCCTGAGCGTCAGCGGTCCTGCATAGCCGGACGAGGCGCGGACCTGTGTCTTACGGTTCTCCCGTGAAGTCTTCTCGGCCCCCCGCTCCCTGAGCTCGGATTCCTTCTTCATCGGTCAGCGCCTCAAGTAAAAGGTCGGGCCATCCTGTGGTTCCCGACCGACGATTGGACTGCCTTCGCCGCCCCCTCCCACCCCCAAAATTTAGTGACGACGGGGCTCCTGCCGAGAGAAGACCCATCTCGGAAACGAGCACGGCCACCGTCTCACGGATGGGGTCGCGCGACTTCCGGCCGGGGCTCCAGCACTGCCTCTCGCGGTCACAAAACACGCCTCGGCCGCAATGTTCGCAGAATAGCCAGCGGTCGAGGTCGTGTCAAGGGCTGAACACAAAATGTTGGGGCTGTCCACAGTTGTTCCACAACATCCTGAGCTTTCTACCACTTAAGCCTGTGGGCGAGTCTGTGGAAAAGATGTGCGTCGGCGACCACCGTCCGGCAAGCCTCCGCCCCGCGAGCGTTCGCTGGCGAACGTCGAGAGGGGCGGCGCGAGAACCGTTGACCGGCGCGCCGTCCGGCCGCGAAAATTTCTCGACCAGGGTCGCGTTCCGAGAGGACCCGCGTGCTTTTTCAGTCCCGGAGGAAGTGGCAGGTGTAGCCGCCGGGGTTTTTCTGCAGATAGTCCTGGTGGTAGTCTTCCGCCATCCAGAACTCCGTGGCGGGGACGATCTCGGTGGTGAGCGGCCGCTTCCACTTGCCGGAGGCGTCCACCTTCGCCTTCACCTGCTCGGCGATCCGTTTCTGCCTGTCGTCCAGGTAGAAG
The window above is part of the Candidatus Polarisedimenticolia bacterium genome. Proteins encoded here:
- a CDS encoding vitamin B12-dependent ribonucleotide reductase, yielding MKKESELRERGAEKTSRENRKTQVRASSGYAGPLTLRKAAEGLTLERYFTRPGVDPFDEVEWEIRPAVIGSEKGEIVFEQKDVEVPKFWSQTATNVVASKYFRGTLGTPERERSVKQLIGRVVRTIGVWGRAQGYFGTEADAQTFEAELKHLLVYQKMSFNSPVWFNVGVEMPHPQASACFINSVEDTMDSILTLAKTEGMLFKYGSGTGSNLSPIRSSKELLAGGGTASGPVSFMKGYDAFAGVIKSGGKTRRAAKMVILNIDHPDIVEFIKCKQEEEKKAWALIDAGYSSALDGPAYGSVFFQNSNNSVRVTDDFMKAIETDADWWTRRVTNGEPFESFKARDLMKMMAEATWQCGDPGMQFDTTINDWHPVPNSGRINASNPCSEFMHLDDTACNLASLNLMKLANDQGELDVTAYKKAIETTILAQEILVDNASYPTQKIADNSHNFRPLGLGYANVGALLMSRGLAYDSDAGRDYAAAITAVLTGQAYVESARIAGIMGPFNGYEKNREPFLKVIKKHGSHVAKIDPAHVPLDLYNAARECWDEAYELGARNGIRNAQATVIAPTGTIAFMMDCDTTGIEPDIALIKYKKLVGGGMLKIVNQTVPKALKRLGYSDLQVKEIMEYVDENETIEGAPHLKDNHLSVFDCAFRPLRGSRSIQYMGHVKMMGAVQPFISGAISKTVNVPNDTIAEEIMDAYIQAWHLGVKALAIYRDGSKTAQALRTDAQQATPAPGTAEFDAAVRAAVAKAVAERGPQRNRMPRERQS